A window of Phaseolus vulgaris cultivar G19833 chromosome 4, P. vulgaris v2.0, whole genome shotgun sequence genomic DNA:
TTCAAAGGTCATTATTATATACTTATTCTTTGTTTCTATCTTTCTTCTATCTATCTCCATTTACGTGTTTTGATATGATTTGTCTACCATAAATGATACTTTGAAAAGTATCTGCCATTGCAAAAGACTGAGCTCACCCACCAGATCTTCATGTCGAATATAAAGCAACTACTTCCTAATTGCTCCTCACTCATCACAACCTTTGTTTTACTGCAAACATAAGTTGTTTTACTAGTTTCTTATTTTTGATGTTCTTAAATCATGGCACAGAGATCCTTCTCTTCCTCCAGGAATCCATGGCATTATGATGTCTTTCTAAATTTTAGAGGTGAAGATACTCGTTCACAGTTTGCATATAATCTTTACAATTCGTTGCGCCAAAAGGGGATTGTTACTTTCTTCGACGATGATGGTCTTAGAAGAGGGGAAGATATTACACCTTCTCTCTTCAAagctattcaaaattcaatgatTTCCATCGTTGTCTTCTCCAAAAACTATGCATCTTCAACCTATTGCTTAAACGAACTTGTAAAGATACTTGAATGCGCGAAGGAAGAAGGCCGATCGATCTATCCAATATTTTATGAGGTGGATCCATCACAAGTTCGACATCAGACTGGAACTTATGCAGAAGCATTGTCAAAACACGAAGCTAGGTTCCACACTGACGCTGACAATGAGAAGGCACAAAAATGGAGGAAGGCTTTACATGAAGCAGCTAATCTATCCGGCTGGCATTTCCAACATGGGTATTTCATACTATTCTTtgaatacacacacacacacacatatatatatatattatataaactcTCCTTTTGCTAATAATTTTCGTATTAATACTAATAGGGAAGGAAAGTCAAATAAATCGTATGGATCATTGATCTATAAAATTTGAGAAATGGATGCAAAATTTTATGTCACTAGTTCTGATCGAAAGGAATgaactaaaaacaaaatatgatgCTTTAGTTTTAGCTGACATGTTTTCTTGTAATGGATAGGTCTCAACAACCAGAATATGAGTTTATCAGAAAGATTGTTGAAGAGATATCTGAAAAGATAAATTACATCCCTTTACATGTTGCTGATAATCCAATTGGGCTGGAGTATGCAGTGCAAGGAGTGAAATCTCTCCTTGGAGATGGGTCTGATGTCAACATGGTAGGAATTTATGGTATCGGGGGTATAGGTAAAACCACGATTGCTCGTGCTGTGTATAATTGTCTTTTTTGGCATTTTCAAGGTTCCTGTTTTCTACCTGACATTAGAGAAAATACAATTAATAAGCATGGGATTGTGCGACTCCAAGAAATACTACTTTCTGAAACACTCAAAGAAGAAGATATTAAAGTGAGAGATGTCAATAGAGGAATCCAGATAATAAAAAGGAGACTTCAACAGAAGAAGGTCCTTTTAGTTCTTGATGATGTTGACAAATTACAGCAGTTAAAGGTACTTGCAGGGGGACATGATTGGTTTGGCTCTGGAAGTACAATCATCATCACCACAAGAGACAAGTACTTGCTAGATGCTCATGGGGTGGTAAACCTATATGAGGCTAAGCCTTTAAATGTTGAAAAAGCTATCGAATTGTTTAACTGGCATGCCTTCAAAAAGGGAAAAGTTGGTCCAGCTTATACGAATATTTCCAACCGTGCAGTTTCTTATGCATGCGGACTTCCGTTGGCTCTGGAAGTTATAGGATCTCACTTATTTGGAAAAAGTTTAGAACAGTGCAGTTCTGCATTAGATAAATATGAAAGTATTCCTCATGAGAAGATTCATGAAATACTTAAAGTAAGCTATGATGGTTTGGAAGAAAATGAGAAGGGAATTTTCCTGGACATTGCTTGTTTCTTCAATACCTGTGAACTGGGCAATGTCACACCAATTCTAGAAGCTCATGGTTTTTATGTAGAAGATGGTTTGAGAGTGTTGGTTGACAGATCTCTCATAAAGATTGATTCTTCTGGTTTTGTGAGAATGCATGATCTAATTCTAGACACAGGTAGAGAAATTGTAAGGCAGGAATCAACACTTGAGCCAGGCAGACGTAGTAGATTATGGTTTAACGAGGACATTGTTCATGTTTTGGAAGAAAATACGGTATGTTGATATTATAAACATTTCTGCTATTTTCTCTCCTTTCATCCCTTTATTATTTACCCATTTTATTGAATGCATGCTAGATTTAGTATTACATATTTATCCATGGATGGCATAGCTAATTAAAAGCACGTTTTTGTGGATAAACTATTGTTTGGCGTGGAAGGGATCTGATAAAATAGAATTCATAAAGCTTGAAGGGCACAACAACATAGAAGTGCAATGGAATGGAAAGGCATTCAGGGAAATGAAGAACTTGAGAATTTTGATCATTGAAGATTCAACCTTTTCTACTGGCCCTAAGCATCTACCAAATAGCCTGAGAGTGCTAGACTGGAGTTGCTATCCTTCACCATCTTTACCTTCTGATTTCAATCCCAAACGTTTTGAGATACTCCTTATGCCTGAAAGTTGCCTTCAGATATTCAAACCAGAAAAGGCATGTTTATCTGTCAAAGTTTTAGTTCTCAACATGAGTTTCTACATTAAAAGATAATAACTTGACCCATTTGCTTTTTATGTTGCAGATGTTGGGATCATTGTCTATAATAAACCTTGAAGATTGCAAGTTCTTAACTGATCTACCGAGCCTACGAGAAGCACCACTCTTAACAACTCTGCGTCTAGATAAATGCTCTAATTTGGTTAACATTGATGAATCAATTGGGTTTCTTGATAAGCTTTGCTTATTGAGTGCTCAAGAATGCACCAAGCTGAAAACTCTTGCACCCTGCATCATGCTGACATCTCTTGAAACTTTGGATCTTCGGAGGTGCGAAAGTCTTGAGAGTTTCCCAGAAGTATTGGGAAAGATGGAGAAAATAAGGAAAATATATTTAGACGGCACAAATATAGAGAAATTGCCATTTTCAATTAGAAATTTTGTTGGGCTTGAACTGCTGTCCTTGAAGGGTTGCCGAAGACTTTATCAGCTACCAGATAGTATAAGCATGATACGGGAAGTTAAGGTGTTAGTGGGTTATGGGCATGGAACGTATCAAAATTTTGAAGAGTTGAGCTCAGAGGTGTCTGCAAGTGCCATGCTTATTGACGGTGATGACCGATATCTTGATGTGTATTATTCATACATAAGTCCCAATAATGGCATCCAAGTATGCAGTCCTAATCCTATTATGCATTCTGATTTCCGTTTGTTATTCCAACAgcttagaaagaaaaagaagcacGTTCGCAGGGAATCATCGATTCATTTCTCGTTTCGAAACAAATTTCCTAAGATAGCGGTATGTTGTAAAGTATCAGCGGTTTTCTGGAAAAGTTTGATGGCAATGAATTTCAAGTTCAGAGTATTCATTAACGAGAGTATGCAATTCATTGCTCTGAGCAATTTCATAGAAAGAGACAGGGAAACAATACTTTGGTGTGATGTAGAAGGCAAAGTGGAGGGGGTGTTTTCAGAGCAAGAGTGGAATAAAGTTGAGATTGTATTTGAGTTAGGCTTCCCTATGCAAAGAAATCGTGGAAATGAGAGCGCAACATTGAGCTTTCTTAGTGCAATTCCAAATTGGACTCTAATCGGTGTGTATGAAGAAGGAAATAACAAGGAGGATATTGAATTCAAAGATCCCGTGTCAATTTTTCCATTACGTAACATACAACTTCCTTCTTCATTACCTACTTCTTTGTACTATGTCGTAGTGTAGGGAAGCCTGCATAGGAATATGgattaaataagtttttctaATGTTTACAATTATTACGTTAGATACTTCTACTTCTTCATTTTGCCCTTTGTTTTAATGTGTTCAATTTTATCATTACAATACACCTTTCCTTTGTCATTTGTGACTACTTATGACGACAAGTGACATAGGTGAAAGACATgttgtataattattttataaattaaagttcCTTACTCAAACATTCTAAACCTTATTTGCAAAACAGGTATGTCCATATTCACTCTCCTAAACAATACATATTTAAATAGATACTCCCAGTTGCCATACCCACAATCTTTTATCTGATATAATTTTCCATTTGATCACCTTTAAACTGAATCTAGATCTACCTTTTCTCAATACTAAAATATCAATactaaaaatatcattaaataacaactaatcttaaaaataaaaatataattaatcctGGGAttgttttacaaaattaaaaaactatagATATTAAAGTAgtatctaaatttttatttaacatttagctattaaattttaacaactaactaatataaattataaatgagTCACTATGAAAGAATAattgttcaatttttttctttttttctcgtGATTTCAAGTTATTATTACATGCCCAAGCCTCTctctttaatataattaatttgattCACTAAATGTACTGAGGTACACACACCACCATTTTCAAATGAattgataaaaattattttaaaagagtaCACAAGACCTTCAACCCCGTTATTTAGCTTGGACCAAATATACATGCCCATAGGAAACTAAAATAACCAAAACAAACACGTTTTCAAATGCAATATTCAAAAATACGTTCAACCATGGGGCATACTTAATGATGTTTCGTAATTTACAAATCCACGTACAGTTTGTTCAACCATTGGCATACTTAATGATGTTTCGTAATTTACAAATCCACGTACGGTTTTTCCAATTAGTATGACTACAACagaacaacaaaataaaacattacttatctaaaataaaacattacttATCTAGTAATGCGTACATGTatcaaaataaagttaaaagaaaaagagttaaaaaaaaaatagttaatttggATGTAAAGAATAGTTTATTCAAACAAGTAACAAGTAACAAGAATAATTTGGATATGCTTCATAAACTGGGATTCCATAAGAGATGGATTCTATGGATAAAAGGTTGTTTGGACTCTGCCACAGTGTCAGTCCTGGTTAATGGAAGCCCTACTACGGAGTTCAAAGTCAAGCGAGGGTTGAGGCAAGGAGATCCTCTAGCCCCTTTCTTGTTTATTGTGGTTGCTGAAGGGTTAACTGGGCTTGTTAGGCAGACACTTAGAACCAACAAGCTTGCTGGAATTAAGGTGGGAAGAAGAGAGATTGAGGCCTGTGTGCTACAATTCGCTGATGATACGCTCTTTTTTTGTGAAGACTCATACTCTAACATAGTTACTATAAAAGcaatacttagatgttttgagttGGCCTCGGGACTGGAGATCAATTTCCATAAGTCTAGGATCACTGGAATCAACGTCCAAAGTCGGGCCCTTGAAGTCTATGCAAAGAGTCTCCACTGTACTCTAATGAGGGTACCGTTTAAGTACTTGGGGTTGGAGATAGGAGGAAATCCTAGGAAGAAAAAGTTTTGGGAGCCGATAATCGTAAAACTGAGCACAAAACTTAATACTTGGAAGGGGAGGTTTTTGTCTATGGCTGGTAGAATCTGCTTAATTAAATCGGTATTTACATCTCTACCGCTATATTATTTCTCCTTCTTTAAGGCTCCTGAAGCGGTTTGCGATAGTATTGTCCGTATCCAAAGAAGATTCTTATGGGGTTGGGGAAGGGAGAATAGACTGATATCGTGGGTGAGCTGGGACAATATATGCAGACCTTTGGAGGAGGGAGGACTGGAGATTAAAGATGTCAGGAAGTTTAATGCTGCACTTTTAGCGAAATGGAAGTGGAGACTTatgagcggagaaaagggagtGTGGAAGGATATTTTGTTGTCTAAGTATGGCACAGAGCTTAATCAAAGGGGcagaaaccaaaaaaaattatcttggTGGTGGTGCGATTTGTGCAAGAGTTGTGGTGAGGGAGAAGAAGTAAGCTGGTTCCATAGTGAAATGGGTTGGAAGATGGGAAGTGGGGATAAGGTGAGATTTTGGGAGGACACATGGGCTAGCAGCAGGGCCTTAAGAGACATCTATCCGAGGCTCTACTCAATATCACTGAATCATAGATCAAAGGTGGCCGAGGTGGGGGAATGGGAGGAGGAAGAATGGTCCTGGAAGTTGAGTTGGAGAAGGTCAAGGTTTCAATGGGAGTCTGAATTACTAGATGAGTTGCTAAGAGTGATAGACAGGATCAAACCGAGAAGGGACACTACAGATATCCAGACGTGGGGAGGGGATGCATCTGGAGTGTATTCGGTGAAAACAGCGTATGACTGCCTTGCAAAATCTACCAGAGGTAGGCCAAATGTAATCTTTAAGCTTCTTTGGCAGGTTAAAGCGTCTCCCAATGTTCTGGTAACTGCATGGAGGGCCTTACTAGACAGACTTCCAACTAAGGCAAACTTAATGACTAGAGGGGTGATGATTAATAGCCAACCATGTGTGATGTGTGGTGGCGGAATTGAGTCAGCACAACACTTGTTCTTGGATTGTACAGTTGCGCAACGTGTATGGAATAGATTTCTCAGATGGATGGGAATAGCTTTTGTCCAGCACAGAGAATTGATGTATCACTTCGAGCAGTTCCACTTCCCTATCTTTAATCACAATCAGAACTTGTTGTGGAAAGGCATGTGGGTAGCGGTGGTGAGATGCATTTGGGAACAGAGGAATAATATTATCTTTAACCAAGGAGTAGCGGATGATGATGAAATATTACACTTGGCACAAACCAAAGCGTGGTTGTGGTTGAAACATAGGCTGAGGTGCTTTAACTACTCATTAGCGGAATGGTATATGAACCCAATCCATTGTATAAAGAGCTAACATTACCTATGCTGAAGGGGTGATATAGAGGTTGTGAAGGGTAACCTTGTGATGAAGGAAAACAACCTGTAGGCGGTTCAAGGAACAAATCTGTTCGTCTAGCAGTGATGATGCTATGTTACTTATTCCTGTTAAAACATGTTAGCAGCAGGATTAGCTGGGCAGGATATAGGGACTGCTAAGGTATAGTAAATCCGATCAGAGGAATAGATGGAGGCATCTGGATTGGATGGATATCTGCGACTCAATAGAGGGACTCATTGCAAGGTGAAAGGTGTAGAATGGAAGGTATAAAGGTAGGTGTTTGAAGGGTGGGAGATAGGCGATGCTATCTTTGGAAGGGATGTACTGGTAATGAGTGTGTGTGAGCTGTTGTAAGGCAAAAGGAATAGAAGTAAGGTGTGGGAGGGCACTGTATTAAGAGAAGCAGTGTTGCCGATGCTGATACGGTGCTGAATGGAAGGCAAAGGAAGTGTGTCATTCATCTAAACTAGGCATACAAATATGGAATTGGAACTGGCACATAGGTGTGAGAGACTAACTTTTGTCTACCTTATAGCCAAGAGCAACTGTTGTGCACCCTTAGCCATGAGTTGCTCTCTATATGACGCATGTATGGTGTAAGGGGTTTTATGAGGGGGTCCTGTTGGTGTTCTAAAAGGAATTGGTGTGCTGGGGGGAGAGTATTTAATGTCCAAAGTGGCAAAGAGTTAGGTGATGGTGGCAAAGGGGTATGTCTTAAGTGGGGTTTTTGGGTTGTTGTAAATGTGGTCATCTGTTTTGTTAGTGACAACACATGCTGCTGGACTTTTCTTTGTAGGCGGTTAGTTCTTTCTAGGATACAGTCGGTGTAAGAATGTTTGAACCTTTTTTGGCAGggtgttgttgtttttctttttttctagcTTTCCTTTGTTTTGTGTATCCTAGTTGTTTAtctttgtataagggttggaacaccCCTC
This region includes:
- the LOC137837063 gene encoding disease resistance protein Roq1-like; translation: MAQRSFSSSRNPWHYDVFLNFRGEDTRSQFAYNLYNSLRQKGIVTFFDDDGLRRGEDITPSLFKAIQNSMISIVVFSKNYASSTYCLNELVKILECAKEEGRSIYPIFYEVDPSQVRHQTGTYAEALSKHEARFHTDADNEKAQKWRKALHEAANLSGWHFQHGSQQPEYEFIRKIVEEISEKINYIPLHVADNPIGLEYAVQGVKSLLGDGSDVNMVGIYGIGGIGKTTIARAVYNCLFWHFQGSCFLPDIRENTINKHGIVRLQEILLSETLKEEDIKVRDVNRGIQIIKRRLQQKKVLLVLDDVDKLQQLKVLAGGHDWFGSGSTIIITTRDKYLLDAHGVVNLYEAKPLNVEKAIELFNWHAFKKGKVGPAYTNISNRAVSYACGLPLALEVIGSHLFGKSLEQCSSALDKYESIPHEKIHEILKVSYDGLEENEKGIFLDIACFFNTCELGNVTPILEAHGFYVEDGLRVLVDRSLIKIDSSGFVRMHDLILDTGREIVRQESTLEPGRRSRLWFNEDIVHVLEENTGSDKIEFIKLEGHNNIEVQWNGKAFREMKNLRILIIEDSTFSTGPKHLPNSLRVLDWSCYPSPSLPSDFNPKRFEILLMPESCLQIFKPEKMLGSLSIINLEDCKFLTDLPSLREAPLLTTLRLDKCSNLVNIDESIGFLDKLCLLSAQECTKLKTLAPCIMLTSLETLDLRRCESLESFPEVLGKMEKIRKIYLDGTNIEKLPFSIRNFVGLELLSLKGCRRLYQLPDSISMIREVKVLVGYGHGTYQNFEELSSEVSASAMLIDGDDRYLDVYYSYISPNNGIQVCSPNPIMHSDFRLLFQQLRKKKKHVRRESSIHFSFRNKFPKIAVCCKVSAVFWKSLMAMNFKFRVFINESMQFIALSNFIERDRETILWCDVEGKVEGVFSEQEWNKVEIVFELGFPMQRNRGNESATLSFLSAIPNWTLIGVYEEGNNKEDIEFKDPVSIFPLRNIQLPSSLPTSLYYVVV